One region of Priestia megaterium genomic DNA includes:
- a CDS encoding S66 peptidase family protein, which produces MIKPKRLKKGDTVAVIAPASPPNQHNLKKGLEYLKEIGLNVVTGAHLYKKNGYLAGTDEQRAADIHAMFANKEVKAIICACGGYGTARLASQLNYNLIKQNPKIFWGYSDITFLHTAIHQRTGLVTFHGPMLSSDIGKEDVHIETKQAFYQLFSHRSFYYTDQISPLDTICEGEATGQLIGGNLTLLVSTLGTPFELDTKNKILFIEDIDEEPYEIDRMMTQLYMANKLQDAAGILIGDFHNCYPKKRTESLSLEEALTSYLTSLKKPVMRGFRIGHCSPQTAVGIGSYATMSTYERMVEFESGITLPKDKVER; this is translated from the coding sequence ATGATCAAACCAAAACGATTAAAAAAAGGTGATACAGTAGCTGTTATTGCACCTGCTAGTCCGCCTAATCAGCACAATCTAAAAAAAGGACTAGAATATTTGAAGGAAATAGGATTAAACGTAGTAACGGGTGCGCATTTATATAAAAAAAACGGGTACTTGGCAGGGACTGATGAACAGCGAGCAGCCGATATACATGCGATGTTTGCCAATAAGGAAGTAAAGGCAATTATCTGTGCATGCGGAGGGTACGGGACTGCTAGGCTTGCCTCGCAATTAAACTACAATTTAATTAAGCAAAACCCAAAGATTTTTTGGGGATATAGCGATATTACGTTTTTACATACCGCTATTCATCAGCGCACAGGTTTGGTTACCTTTCACGGGCCAATGCTTTCGTCGGATATCGGAAAAGAAGATGTTCATATAGAGACGAAGCAAGCTTTTTATCAATTATTTTCTCACCGTTCTTTTTACTATACGGATCAAATTAGCCCGCTCGACACTATTTGTGAAGGAGAAGCAACTGGTCAGCTGATAGGAGGAAATCTGACTTTGCTCGTGAGCACGCTTGGCACTCCATTTGAACTAGATACGAAAAATAAAATTTTATTTATTGAAGATATTGACGAAGAGCCGTATGAAATTGACCGCATGATGACACAGCTGTATATGGCCAATAAACTGCAGGATGCAGCGGGAATTCTTATCGGAGATTTCCATAACTGCTATCCTAAAAAACGTACAGAGTCGCTTTCATTAGAAGAGGCATTAACAAGTTACCTGACTTCTTTAAAAAAGCCTGTTATGAGAGGGTTTCGCATCGGGCATTGCTCGCCTCAAACAGCTGTGGGAATTGGAAGTTATGCCACGATGTCGACTTATGAACGAATGGTGGAATTTGAATCCGGTATTACATTACCAAAAGATAAAGTCGAACGCTGA
- a CDS encoding C40 family peptidase, with protein sequence MDKKAYYVCVAVATVWTSYDSSREIDDIAISFPVKLDKWLEQLTYTRRLELCEKNLVQTQLLLGEEVYVTELKGKWAKIVIPSQFSSKDERGYPGWVPFHQLISQAEYSPLNKPTAVVSAAIATLQLAEETLQISYQTQLPLLKEDKEWLEVQTPVGTGRIKRQDAVVIEDRNRKTTKGTGDMIIAAGEQFLNLPYLWGGMSAWGYDCSGFAYATHKANGYLIPRDATDQARKGKEVGLDSIQPGDLLFFAYEKGKGSIHHVGICYGRGKMLHSPKTGKTVELIELKGTLYEEELCAARRYY encoded by the coding sequence ATGGATAAAAAAGCGTATTACGTTTGTGTAGCTGTGGCGACTGTTTGGACTTCCTATGACTCTAGCAGAGAAATAGATGACATTGCAATAAGTTTCCCAGTAAAACTGGATAAATGGCTGGAGCAATTAACGTATACACGTCGGTTGGAGCTTTGTGAGAAAAATTTAGTTCAAACGCAGCTGTTACTAGGAGAAGAAGTATATGTAACGGAACTGAAAGGTAAATGGGCAAAAATCGTTATTCCTTCTCAGTTTTCTTCTAAAGATGAAAGAGGATATCCCGGGTGGGTTCCTTTCCACCAACTGATTTCCCAAGCTGAATATTCTCCATTGAATAAACCAACGGCAGTGGTATCAGCAGCGATTGCGACACTGCAGCTAGCGGAAGAAACCTTGCAAATTAGTTATCAAACGCAGCTGCCTCTTTTAAAAGAAGATAAAGAATGGCTAGAGGTTCAAACACCGGTTGGCACTGGGAGAATAAAACGTCAAGATGCTGTTGTAATAGAGGATAGAAACCGTAAAACAACAAAAGGAACTGGAGATATGATTATTGCAGCAGGAGAACAGTTTTTGAATCTTCCATATTTATGGGGGGGTATGAGTGCTTGGGGATATGATTGTTCCGGGTTTGCCTATGCTACTCATAAAGCAAACGGCTATCTTATTCCAAGAGATGCCACCGATCAAGCAAGGAAAGGCAAAGAAGTAGGATTAGACTCTATTCAACCCGGAGATTTATTGTTTTTCGCTTATGAAAAAGGGAAGGGGTCTATCCACCATGTTGGTATTTGTTATGGCAGAGGAAAAATGCTTCATTCACCTAAAACGGGTAAAACCGTCGAACTGATTGAATTAAAAGGAACGCTTTATGAAGAAGAGCTGTGCGCAGCCCGGCGCTATTATTAG